One window of Aquila chrysaetos chrysaetos chromosome W unlocalized genomic scaffold, bAquChr1.4 W_unloc_1, whole genome shotgun sequence genomic DNA carries:
- the LOC121232858 gene encoding LOW QUALITY PROTEIN: cyclin-O-like (The sequence of the model RefSeq protein was modified relative to this genomic sequence to represent the inferred CDS: inserted 3 bases in 2 codons): protein MALCPGRRAARHHSAAAGPRRTPRQLSAAPGTAAAPGGDEDGSGGGQPAGSAGDYGESWYRSRKGLESRFQPREPLTRQPQVTAEARCKLVSWLIPVHRHFGLSFEALCLAVNILDRFLATTLVAADCFQFLGVTALFITCKQVEVHPQRXKELLALCCDAFTLQQLHNLECIILHRLGFNLVVLATSFFLDGGTVGQRRGGGRRQEPGRGGVAELSLGXTTLSPDMLLYHQSPLDLRVSGYPEGLLRNCMAQLQLLLSLNRQSLPLLPQRWPRSTPGYGVAADRFRAGGAAGHRPALPPRYRASAG from the exons ATGGCGCTGTGCCCAGGAAGGCGGGCG GCGCGGCACCACTCCGCAGCGGCTGGACCGCGGCGGACCCCCCGGCAGCTGTCTGCGGCTCCCGGCacggcggcggcgcccggcgGGGACGAGGACGGCAGTGGCGGGGGACAGCCCGCAGGATCTGCAGGCGACTACGGGGAGAGCTGGTACCGCTCCCGCAAGGGGCTGGAGAGCCGCTTCCAGCCGCGGGAGCCGCTCACCCGGCAGCCGCAA GTGACAGCGGAGGCGCGCTGCAAGCTGGTCAGCTGGCTCATCCCCGTGCACCGGCACTTCGGCCTTTCCTTCGAGGCCCTCTGCCTGGCCGTCAACATCCTTGACCGCTTCCTCGCCACCACCCTTGTGGCCGCCGACTGCTTCCAGTTCCTGGGGGTGACGGCGCTGTTCATCACCTGCAAGCAG GTGGAGGTGCACCCCCAGCG GAAGGAGCTCCTCGCCCTCTGCTGCGATGCCTTcaccctccagcagctccacaACCTGGAGTGCATCATCCTGCACAGGCTGGGCTTCAACCTGGTGGTGCTGGCCACCAGCTTCTTCCTGGATGGAGGCACGGTGGGCCAACGCAGGGGAGGCGGCAGACGTCAGGAGCCTGGCCGGGGGGGGGTAGCGGAGCTCAGCCTTG CGACTACACTTTCACCAGATATGCTGCTGTACCACCAGAGCCCCCTGGACCTGCGGGTCAGTGGCTACCCAGAGGGGCTCCTGAGGAACTGCATggcccagctgcagctcctgctgtctcTGAACAGGCAgtccctgcctctcctgccccagcgGTGGCCCAGAAGTACCCCTGGCTACGGAGTGGCTGCTGACAGGTTCAGGGCCGGGGGGGCGGCTGGACACCGCCCTGCGTTGCCTCCTCGGTATCGGGCCTCTGCGGGGTGA